From a region of the Mercurialis annua linkage group LG1-X, ddMerAnnu1.2, whole genome shotgun sequence genome:
- the LOC126668586 gene encoding uncharacterized protein LOC126668586 isoform X2 has product MASSSSDPSLRDVAAVRKQNNGPPLKFLFPLVYAPVLPLIRISLRRNPVLRDRLFTAVLAGALAHGFYLISDLYDVESK; this is encoded by the exons aTGGCATCATCATCGTCCGATCCTTCTCTCCG GGATGTTGCTGCTGTTAGAAAGCAAAACAACGGACCTCCATTAAAGTTCTTGTTTCCTCTAGTTTATGCTCCAGTACTTCCTCTCA TTCGGATCTCATTGCGTAGAAATCCAGTTTTGAGGGATCGTTTATTTACTGCTGTTTTGGCTGGTGCTCTTGCTCATGGATTCTACTTGAT ATCAGATCTATATGACGTAGAGAGCAAGTAA
- the LOC126668586 gene encoding uncharacterized protein LOC126668586 isoform X1: MASSSSDPSLRDVAAVRKQNNGPPLKFLFPLVYAPVLPLIRISLRRNPVLRDRLFTAVLAGALAHGFYLIWLFHLHNAGFVSVVCDG; the protein is encoded by the exons aTGGCATCATCATCGTCCGATCCTTCTCTCCG GGATGTTGCTGCTGTTAGAAAGCAAAACAACGGACCTCCATTAAAGTTCTTGTTTCCTCTAGTTTATGCTCCAGTACTTCCTCTCA TTCGGATCTCATTGCGTAGAAATCCAGTTTTGAGGGATCGTTTATTTACTGCTGTTTTGGCTGGTGCTCTTGCTCATGGATTCTACTTGAT ATGGCTATTCCATTTGCATAATGCAGGCTTTGTATCTGTTGTTTGTGATGGTTAA
- the LOC126668586 gene encoding uncharacterized protein LOC126668586 isoform X3, translating to MASSSSDPSLRDVAAVRKQNNGPPLKFLFPLVYAPVLPLIRISLRRNPVLRDRLFTAVLAGALAHGFYLMLCICCL from the exons aTGGCATCATCATCGTCCGATCCTTCTCTCCG GGATGTTGCTGCTGTTAGAAAGCAAAACAACGGACCTCCATTAAAGTTCTTGTTTCCTCTAGTTTATGCTCCAGTACTTCCTCTCA TTCGGATCTCATTGCGTAGAAATCCAGTTTTGAGGGATCGTTTATTTACTGCTGTTTTGGCTGGTGCTCTTGCTCATGGATTCTACTTGAT GCTTTGTATCTGTTGTTTGTGA
- the LOC126672856 gene encoding uncharacterized protein LOC126672856, with protein MATNLLPLTPVMIRAGSGSGLSSEKNRRRSSSGSTSSNWWAPLFGISSEPDYIGSADNVSLKKEAGSDSDLEPKPSRSSYRFTPGCFTEEKAKQLRLLTTDTSSFHDVMYHSAIASRLATDIKRRSDV; from the coding sequence ATGGCTACTAATCTACTTCCCCTAACACCCGTCATGATCCGAGCCGGTTCCGGTTCTGGTCTGAGCTCCGAGAAGAACCGCCGGAGAAGTTCGTCAGGTTCAACATCATCCAACTGGTGGGCCCCGCTTTTCGGTATTTCGTCTGAGCCCGATTACATTGGCTCCGCCGATAATGTATCGCTTAAGAAGGAAGCGGGATCGGATTCGGATCTTGAACCGAAACCGTCGAGATCATCATATAGGTTTACACCAGGTTGTTTCACTGAAGAGAAGGCAAAACAGCTACGGTTGTTGACTACAGACACGTCATCATTTCACGACGTTATGTATCACTCTGCGATCGCTTCTCGCCTCGCGACTGACATTAAGCGCCGATCAGATGTGTAG
- the LOC126672850 gene encoding GTP-binding nuclear protein Ran-B1-like encodes MLKEKVLPNQQTVDYPSFKLVIVGDGGTRKTTFVKRHLTGEFEKKYEPTIGVEVHPLDFFTNCGKIRFYCWDTAGQERFGGLRDGYYIHGQCAIIMFDVTARLTYKNVPTWHRDLCRVCENISIVLCGNKVDVKNRQVKAKQVTFHRKKNLQYYEISAKSNYNFEKPFLYLARKLAGDLNLRFVESPALTPPEVYIDLVQQQLQDFSFLSCVFSFIA; translated from the exons ATGCTAAAAGAAAAA GTTTTACCGAATCAACAAACTGTGGATTATCCTAGCTTCAAGCTTGTTATTGTTGGCGATGGCGGCACTA GAAAGACAACATTTGTGAAGAGGCATTTGACAGGGGAGTTTGAGAAAAAGTATGAAC CAACTATTGGTGTGGAAGTTCATCCACTTGATTTCTTTACAAACTGTGGAAAGATTCGATTCTATTGTTGGGATACGGCTGGCCAAGAGAGATTTGGTGGTCTCAGAGATGGTTACTA CATACATGGACAATGTGCTATCATAATGTTCGATGTTACAGCACGCTTGACTTATAAAAACGTTCCTACATGGCACCGTGATCTCTGCAG AGTGTGCGAGAACATTTCCATTGTTCTTTGCGGAAACAAGGTTGATGTAAAGAACAGGCAAGTAAAGGCTAAGCAGGTCACGTTTCACCGGAAAAAGAATCTCCAGTACTATGAAATATCTGCCAAGAGCAACTATAATTTCGAGAAACCTTTCTTGTACCTTGCCCGAAAACTTGCTGG AGATCTTAATCTTCGCTTTGTTGAAAGTCCTGCTCTTACTCCTCCAGAAGTATATATTGATTTGGTTCAACAGCAACTGCaagatttttcttttctttcctgTGTGTTCAGTTTCATTGCTTAG